In Brachypodium distachyon strain Bd21 chromosome 5, Brachypodium_distachyon_v3.0, whole genome shotgun sequence, the genomic window CACCGCATCACGTTCCCGGAGCAGCCGCTGCCCCACCACCAGCGGAGCGGGGGGCCGTCGTCCCGCGGGGCCAGCGGCGagagccgcggcggcggcacggaaCCGGGTGTGCCGGAGGTGTCGCACCTGGGGTGGGGCCACTGGTACACTCTCAAGGAGCTGGAGGCGGCCACTGCTATGTTCGCCGACGAGAAGGTGATTGGGGAGGGCGGCTATGGCATTGTGTACCACGGCATTCTCGAGGACGGCACACAGGTCGCCGTCAAGAACTTGCTGAATAATAGGTAACCACTCTTCCTATGAACCGAAGTATAGCCAAATTTCGAAGTTTGTTGTTGATTTGCGCCGAATTTAGAATGTGTTGATTTGAAGTTAAGCGAGATGTATACTTTAATGAGTGCATCGAAGCTACTGAATAGAGATGTTGACAATTCAGATGGTAACATTGTGCAAGAACTTGATTAAAGAATGACCAAGACTAACATATGCTTATGGTTAGCATGCTTAGTATGGAAGCTGCCATTTCAGAGGCTGAAATGCATGATGTTGTGTAGCGTGTGGTTTTTGTGTTGCTTAATTTAGTAAAATACTTGGTTTGTTAGGGGGCAAGCAGAGAGGGAATTCAAGGTTGAGGTTGAAGCAATTGGGCGAGTGCGACACAAGAACCTGGTACGGCTGCTTGGATACTGTGCTGAGGGCAACCAAAGGTACATCTTTGTGTGATCATTAGTGAAATTCGTACTGTGGAGTTCTGGAACCGTGGAGCTTGTAACAAAATTGTGCTGTTGTGATTCTTTTCAGGATGCTTGTGTACGAGTTTGTCAATAATGGAAACTTGGAGCAATGGGTTCATGGTGATGTTGGTCCTGTGAGCCCTCTTACATGGGACATAAGAATGAAGATTATTCTCGGATCAGCAAAAGGGTAAGTCTGGCTGAGTTTTTAATGATTTAATATTTGTCGTTATGTGTTACTTGCACTAATTTACCTAGTTGTGCAGTTTAATGTATTTGCATGAGGGACTTGAGCCAAAGGTGGTTCACCGTGATGTCAAGTCGAGCAATATCCTCCTCGACAAGCATTGGAATGCCAAGCTTTCTGATTTTGGGCTAGCAAAGCTTTTGGGCTCAGAGAGGAGTTACGTTACGACCAGGGTTATGGGGACATTTGGGTTAGCACACTACTTAACACTATACTATCATAATCATAAAAGATAAACATGGGCATATTGCTTATGTATCTCTTGTTATTTGCAGGTATGTTGCTCCAGAGTATGCAGGCACTGGCATGTTGAATGAAACTAGTGACGTCTATAGTTTTGGAATTCTTATTATGGAAATAATATCTGGTCGGGTACCAGTAGATTACAACAGGCCACCTGGAGAGGTTAGTAACAGCTGCGGCTCCTTATAACGATGAATTAAGAACTCATCAAATGCATTTACGAATTCTGTAGATGAATCTTTCAGGTTAATCTTGTTGAATGGCTGAAGACAATGGTCAGCAGCCGAAATTCAGAGGGGGTTTTGGACCCAAAGATGACCGAGAAGCCTACTTCTAGGGCATTGAAGAAGGCTTTGCTAGTGGCTCTGCGGTGTGTAGACCCTGAAGCTCGCAAGAGACCAAAGATTGGGCATGTGATTCATATGCTTGAAGTTGATGATTTCCCCTATAGAGATGTAAGTCCAGATGGCATGCAGATCTTTTTTATCTTTATTATCTAGTGCCTCTCATTTGATAACAATGACCATAAGCATCATTTTGCAATATATATGTTACCTGTAATTAGTTTTCCTGGTACCGAAGTAAGAAAGAAATCATGATGGACAGGTCATCAGACCATACCTTTTCTCTATTCATCTATTGCCTATCACTAAATGCTCCCTTTTGGTCACTGTAGGTTATTTCATGTGTTATAACTTCTAATTTTGGTTACACAAATTTtggtttcagattttttttttccaattcgacacaataataataataaaatggCCATGTGCTATCATTGTTTCTTTGCCTTTGTTGATCTggacaagattttttttttcctccttagttcatattatatttagaaaaattCAATGCAGTGACTAAAATTGTGTTTACTTATTGGCAGGAACGCCGAGGTGGCAGAGCACCAGGTCAAGCAAAAGTAGCAGAAACAGCTTCAAGTGAACCCGGTGATAGTAGCGGGAATGACACACCGAAGGATACTCCAAAAGGTCAATCAAAAGCAGACAATTTCAAGTGGAGAAATCAAGAGGCCTAGTTATCAGGACAATGGTGGTTCTTCTGAATTTTTGCGCCTGATCAAGAAGCTGGATGAAGCAAACTTACAAACAAGCTCGTTTGCTGCTCTATCCGTTGGATCAGGTGTGGAACCGTGGAAGGCACCTATGGAGATCATGATAGCGCATATGTACATTTTCAGATTAATATCTTAGGGATAGTGATTTTTTGGTTGGTTTCCTTGGATCATATTTATGTAAAAGATATTCCCGTATGGTAAAGGTGCTATAATCTTTGAGGTAAAGTTGAGCATTGTTCATGACCTGGTTGGTGCCTTGCTTATATTTCCTACTGCTTTTCAGATCAAATGTGATAATCCAACTCTGTCAGGCTGGATACTGAATCAAGTCTTGTCTGCCATTTTAGCTGGTTTGACAGCCAGGGACTTGCATGTCATAGCACTACAAACTATAATTGCTCCTTCAACCTggagggaaaaaaagaagaggttGTTGGCATGTGATGTGAGGGCCTGACCTAACCTAGCTGTCATTGTTTAGCACAGAATAACACAACTCGCAAGATACCATTATTAAGCCATGCTTGACAGTTAAGCCATCTCTCACACTCACTGGCGACCAGTTAACACACTAAGATTTTCAGAGTAATGTCGGTTTTAATGAGCAAACAAAACCTTGCAGTGCCCCTGTCTAAAAGTAGGATCCATTCAGGTGGCAATCATGGATGGAATCTGAGGAAGAAAAATCCAGATTAGATACAAAACGAAATTGATAATGACCAAGAAAGAAATAAGGTAGACGGTAGAGCCTTTTTTATCATGGATATTTTCTGGAAGTGGGGCCGGTGAGAGTTCAGCTTCTCCTATAAACCTCTTGCCCGGCCTCGCTGCCCTCGTGCGGTTGCCCGTACTGTCTCCCTGGTGCTTTGCCGGGGCGACTGCCGACGACGGTTTGCTGTCATGTAGGTTGCCCGCTGCTACGGCCGATGTTGATGTGTCGGAGAGTAGTACTCTGTACTGCTGTCCCTTTTCCTTcgcttcttttgtttttgcactGAATTTTTGTGTAAATTTCTAAGGCACATTCAAAGGAGGTAAAGTAGGAGTCATTGTATAGGTGTCTAAAACTTGACATACAGAGGGAGGGGGGTCTAAAGTTCCAAATTTTGCTTTACTGTAAAGGCGTGCGATGGACTAAATTTTTTTGGTACGGAGAAATCGATAGCTTATGTGGCAAAGAATAAGATGTAGATCCAATTCATGTATACATTGATGCTTTTTTCTATAGCTGCCTGCTTTTAGTTTGATCAATCACGTGGTAGTCGGATTTTAATTCAACGGCAACATGTAAGACAGGAGAGAGAGTGAAAATGACACCCAGATGTTAATCCAACCGTTTGGATGCGTCGATCTGAATCTTTTTCTTAAGAATTAGactacttagatatagcttttttttttttgcgaatcCATACATTGGTGTTAAACTATAAACAGATAGCAACTACAATacgtgcatatatatatgtacgaGATTAACGTAGGACACTGATAGTGATCGAAGAATATCTCAGTAATCTTAATTTCATTTGTTTGGTCGGTCCGTTCTATAAGTATCTCTTAACTAGACTTTACCTCTGATTTATACGTGTGCAGCAATAGTTTTTTCCGTACCTAGATGCAATGGCGATGGTTCTAGTCAGCAAACAGGTTGGAGCAGTTGTATTAGTGGCCGGAATTATAGCTCGGGCGGACGCCAGAAGAAAATATCCAGGTTGGAGCAGCTGACGGCCTGACACAGTCTTATATAATGCTCtatccgtcccatattaagtgtcgaaatattacatgtatgtagatgtattttagtacttcctccgtctaacaaaatatgtctcaagtttgtcaaatttggatgtatctagacattacttagagtatagatgtattcaaatttagtcaaagttgagacattttttgttagacAGAGTGAGTATACCTctatttttaaacaaatttgtgtcacctaatatgggacggagggagtagtagtttaCTAGGACAAAAAGAAATCCGAATTCCATCGACACATtgtgaaagaagaaaataatttgTGGTGAATAATAGTCAAAATGTCTTCTTGTTTCTCAGTTCATGAGCTGAATTTagttttgaaattttctgGCAAAATATATGCACCATGTTCATTGTAGATGCTATAATTGGACACCTAATACAATGGTGCACCGTAAAGCACATTGAATACATCGTGAAACTATGACTTTCTTACAATCTCTTTGAGGCAAGGAATTTTTTTCACTTTTAAGACTCAGTTTGTAGTTGCTGAACTGTGTGTTGTGTTGTTTTTATTTATAGTCTAATTTTGAAAACCGACAACAATTATAGGCAAAATTAGGTTAaacaaaaaactaaaataGACAAGAACTTGCcgaaaatacggagtatattatAAGTCACAAGCCTAAAGCAACAAAAAACTTtcgttttttttaggaaaacacACGGCCTTTATTACTCAATTATCAAAGGTATACAGGCATCATTCCAAGGCGACAAAAGCCAAGAGAAGAGAACATACCGTGTGTGTCGTAGCATGGGGatttgacaccggggatgcatGGGcaccccttttaggttcggcaatgggctacggggatcgctccggcgattgcCGGCGGGACCAGTGCGAAGCGTGAGAGCACGATGAACACGAGAACacttttttacccaggttcgggccaccctgaggtgtaagaccctacgtcctgcttctgagtttttATTAACCAAAGGACTGGGGTTTACAGGTCGCCGGGgagagtccccgggtgctctctcttttcggCTAAGTTCCGCTTGCTATTTCGGGCTATTGCTAATAGTGAACTGTGTGCTggtccaaccctttgaccgttggcgggagtcctccttttatactgaagggaATGCCAcgggtgccacggtgcatgggtgacaaaatGACGAGCAGGGAGTTAGGgcagctccccctcggtgcgtTGGCTTGCATGCAAACTAGGTGGCCCTgcagctaggggtctaggcgCCTGAAATTTATCCCAGGCAGGGCACTGTTGGGTGAAAAGATAAGGAATCCCCTTTTGGTCGGAGCATTAAATGCgggcgtgtgcttcactcctcgtcctgacgAAACCTGCACGCGGCGTGCCCGTTGAGGcaccacgtggcgccgctgtgGCTCCTGCTCGCTCCTGCCTTTGTAACGGTTgcttgcgcccgggaacgccctcccggcaagtggccTTCCCTGGAAGTGTCCAGGCGGGATTCCTCCTGCTGCCCCGCAAGGCAAACCCCCGCAACCcagctagccctgccgggctagAGACTTGCCGGGCATCTCGTGCGGAGCTGCCCGGGGCGCGATCCTTCCGGGACCAAGTGAGGTGGCCCAcacgtcgcgcagcggtggcgcccgggtgccactggtgcgacagtagcccccgggcgtgggccagcaacgcctgttcccgggtaGGGGTCTtcccaggtcggttgccgggctacgcccttaaccgacgcgtgggccccgagcTGCTTCGGGGCCTTACCGTTACGCGCGGAGTAAtgggtgcgagatttccgccctaacctccccaTTAAACACGGGCGGTTAATGCCAAGTCCTGCAATATCCCCTCTTGGGGCgtaattatcccagcgcactCATAGGGTGCGGACACGACCGTTGCTTGGCACCGGGCCGCTATAAGACTTTGCCGCTACGCTAGGGGACAAGCACTTAGCTCCCCTGCTTTCCCCTCCGCCTCCAATCTTCCTCGCATCTCTGCCTCCGGCCAGCTTTCGCCCACACTCCTCATGGCGCCCCCTGCTCCCACGAAAGGAAAAGGCTCCAAGAGGCCTGCAACcggcaagagcgaggcggcttCCCAGAAGCCCGCCTCGAACAAGGATCaaaagaggagggagctgAGGGCCTCGTGGGCCTTCTTTcggcctggctacaacggcgaggcgctggacaaggtctggcacgccgtcgcctcgcgcttcaacgagtacggggaAACTCTCATTTTCCCCGCCGGcaccgaccaccaggaaaatgACTTCCCGGTGTTCGCGtgcttcatccttgccgggctGGTACCCCCGtactccctgttcctccatgcgctcatggaggcgtaccagctccgggtggcacagctccaccccacttccctctttctcctcgccgtcttccagttcctctgtgaGGCGTTCGTCGGAGTAATGCCGTCAGTGGCgttattccggcactacttctacccccgcatcgagCAAGAGGGGGCGATGtcatcgggggtggtgttccgcgcccgcgaccggatgaaatcagagttcatcgtccggtcggagaagaagatagagaaggagtggcgggcgGACTGGTGATGGGTCcgcgtggaggaacccgaagagttcatcttcacgcctaccgagctgccggtgcccaacgACACCTGGCAGAACCgctaccaccgcgacgccgagctcctccccatcgtcgtgaagatcaaggccctgcggctagtAGGGCTCACTGATCTTGACGTGGCGCGCgcctacatcagccggcgcaacgcgccgctgcagcttcgttcccgccccgcgtggatgtacacggggtctggggacaggacacgcctccatcaAGGGACCGTGGATCTGGAGGCCATCCAGGcatgggtgaaggggatcaccggcgaggacgcccCTATGATGGAGCTGCCGCcgagggttttctccctccCCGCCTGCGTTCCGGAGCTACACGACATCATCGTCGCctacccgccctgcaacgagtgggggctgaggGTCGACTCCCCCACTCGAAGCCCGCGCCCCCTCCGCCTGCACCCTGCGGGAAGCGGGTGCTCGAGGAGAACGGGGAAGAGTCGGAGGTCAGCTAGCCCGACATCCCATcctccgacgacgaggcgggtcGGGTCGCTAGGACCCGGGCGGTCATCCCCGTGGCagagatgatgaagatgacaaCGCGCCCCTGATCTTACGGAGGTCAagggcgcccacggcggcgCCCACCTCCGTAGCGGCCGCTGACGCCGCGGTGGTCTTGGTGGCGTCCAGGGCTGCGGCAACCCCCCGGGCGCCTCCTGGAAATCCATTCGggaatatgcggccaccatcttgcaccaagagccaccgcggcaaaaGCCTTACGTCAGGAAtactattggcccaccatggtacaagacgcaatcaccatattgcggaaat contains:
- the LOC100827946 gene encoding probable serine/threonine-protein kinase At1g01540 isoform X1 — its product is MSDSELSQSTVVFGLHLWELVGIGVGAAFVLLLVLLSLLCLLANRRRRRRRVPATPVLHLATVAPNGHPKHPNKPPKDIQEVPSRGAAAPAAASKVPLAQMLQAPPQESIQIETGKEHRITFPEQPLPHHQRSGGPSSRGASGESRGGGTEPGVPEVSHLGWGHWYTLKELEAATAMFADEKVIGEGGYGIVYHGILEDGTQVAVKNLLNNRGQAEREFKVEVEAIGRVRHKNLVRLLGYCAEGNQRMLVYEFVNNGNLEQWVHGDVGPVSPLTWDIRMKIILGSAKGLMYLHEGLEPKVVHRDVKSSNILLDKHWNAKLSDFGLAKLLGSERSYVTTRVMGTFGYVAPEYAGTGMLNETSDVYSFGILIMEIISGRVPVDYNRPPGEVNLVEWLKTMVSSRNSEGVLDPKMTEKPTSRALKKALLVALRCVDPEARKRPKIGHVIHMLEVDDFPYRDERRGGRAPGQAKVAETASSEPGDSSGNDTPKDTPKGQSKADNFKWRNQEA
- the LOC100827946 gene encoding probable serine/threonine-protein kinase At1g01540 isoform X2, producing the protein MSDSELSQSTVVFGLHLWELVGIGVGAAFVLLLVLLSLLCLLANRRRRRRRVPATPVLHLATVAPNGHPKHPNKPPKDIQEVPSRGAAAPAAASKVPLAQMLQAPPQESIQIETGKEHRITFPEQPLPHHQRSGGPSSRGASGESRGGGTEPGVPEVSHLGWGHWYTLKELEAATAMFADEKVIGEGGYGIVYHGILEDGTQVAVKNLLNNRGQAEREFKVEVEAIGRVRHKNLVRLLGYCAEGNQRMLVYEFVNNGNLEQWVHGDVGPVSPLTWDIRMKIILGSAKGLMYLHEGLEPKVVHRDVKSSNILLDKHWNAKLSDFGLAKLLGSERSYVTTRVMGTFGYVAPEYAGTGMLNETSDVYSFGILIMEIISGRVPVDYNRPPGEMNLSG